In Flavobacterium sp., a single window of DNA contains:
- the ccsA gene encoding cytochrome c biogenesis protein CcsA has protein sequence MDKKIFSFLFSTRLMAVLFLTFAIAMGVGTFIESKYNTDTARILIYNTWWFEAIMFIFMINFFGNIKRYQLLKKEKWATFLLHIAFVFIILGAFITRYISYEGMMPIREGAAENQIFSDKTFITVFVDGEYKGEMKRRVFEKSLLLSPVTNNDFSISGKFDETPFEVSYSNYIMGAKEVVKPDPNGTLYLKLVEAGAGGREEHYLKEGEVQNIHNVLFALNKPTEGAININTKGEKYTIQTPFEGEFMRMADQLKGKVTKDNVQPLMMRSLYSIGDIRIVFPDPAMKGKVAYESNNDYKAKSHTDALIVKVKAEGQEKEVMVMGSKGNVGEPKTVKIGNIEYSIFFGSKAYILPFKVKLNDFIATKYPGTEKSYSAFESKVTVLDSAETFDADIYMNHVLDHKGYRFFQSSFDPDEKGTVLSVNHDFWGTSITYLGYFMLFFGLMAIMFTKHSRFGDLKRKLDAVNKKKEKLITILVLMISLSGFAQQNPHIHSHDHDHNHTADPNDHANHVTAPPSKKQLDSLLNIYKAPEAHAAKFGRLIIQDAGGRMKPINTFSSELLRKVSHDDTYNGMNSDQVFLSMTQYAQVWIQVPIIYIKSGNDSIRKIIGIEKEAKFAPFVNFFDESGNYKLSPYLDAAYKAGNPNQFEKDFIETDKKVNLMESALSGSILKIFPIPNDPNHKWVSYLERNNNGFKGMDSTYVKQILPLYFSALNNGSISKNWDTADQLVESINGFQKKFGEKVRPSEQKIDAEIAYNKYDVFKKLPYWYITASILMLIFTILNIFFEKKWIRITVNFFHIIVGLLFALHTLGLIARWYISGHAPWSNAYESIVYVAWATMFFGLAFDLKLKMPTLSTPRVISTLYGLFYLRAESQSKLTVASCAFVTAMILMAAYMNWIDPEIANLQPVLNSYWLMIHVAVIVASYGPFALGMILGFVALILIFFTNERNKAKMALNVKEITYINEMALTIGLIMLTIGNFLGGQWANESWGRYWGWDPKETWALISIMVYAFVIHARFVPALRGKWFFNLMSMFAFISILFTYYGVNFHLVGLHSYASGEAHSLNWIYYCMITIAAIGGITYPSYRKFYKTKKK, from the coding sequence ATGGATAAAAAAATATTCTCTTTTTTGTTTTCTACACGATTAATGGCCGTTCTTTTTTTAACATTCGCAATTGCAATGGGTGTTGGAACTTTTATCGAAAGTAAATACAATACCGATACAGCCAGAATTTTGATTTATAATACCTGGTGGTTTGAAGCCATAATGTTCATATTCATGATTAATTTCTTCGGAAACATTAAACGTTATCAATTACTTAAAAAAGAAAAATGGGCTACTTTTTTACTTCACATAGCCTTTGTTTTTATCATTTTAGGAGCTTTTATTACCCGTTATATCAGTTATGAAGGTATGATGCCAATACGTGAAGGAGCGGCAGAAAATCAGATTTTTTCAGATAAAACATTCATAACCGTTTTTGTTGACGGAGAATATAAAGGTGAAATGAAACGCAGGGTTTTTGAAAAAAGCCTTTTGCTTTCACCAGTAACCAACAATGATTTTTCAATTTCAGGAAAATTTGATGAAACTCCGTTTGAAGTTTCGTATTCAAATTATATCATGGGTGCCAAAGAAGTTGTTAAACCGGATCCAAACGGAACTTTATATCTAAAATTAGTTGAAGCCGGTGCAGGCGGACGTGAAGAACATTATCTGAAAGAAGGTGAAGTTCAAAACATTCACAACGTATTATTTGCTTTAAATAAACCTACAGAAGGTGCAATTAACATCAATACTAAAGGAGAAAAGTATACTATTCAAACTCCATTTGAAGGAGAATTTATGCGAATGGCAGATCAGTTAAAAGGAAAAGTTACCAAAGATAACGTTCAGCCTTTAATGATGCGTTCTTTATACAGTATTGGCGATATCAGAATCGTTTTCCCTGATCCAGCTATGAAAGGAAAAGTGGCATACGAATCTAACAATGATTACAAAGCAAAATCGCATACAGATGCTTTAATAGTAAAAGTAAAAGCTGAAGGTCAGGAAAAAGAAGTAATGGTTATGGGCTCTAAAGGAAATGTTGGAGAACCAAAAACAGTTAAAATTGGTAATATCGAATATTCTATTTTCTTTGGAAGTAAAGCTTATATTCTGCCTTTCAAAGTTAAGTTAAACGACTTTATTGCAACTAAATATCCGGGAACTGAAAAAAGTTATTCAGCATTTGAAAGCAAAGTAACCGTTTTAGATTCTGCAGAAACTTTTGACGCTGATATTTATATGAACCACGTTTTAGATCATAAAGGATACCGTTTCTTCCAATCTTCATTTGATCCTGATGAAAAAGGAACTGTTTTATCAGTAAATCATGATTTCTGGGGAACTTCGATTACCTATTTAGGATATTTTATGTTATTCTTTGGTTTAATGGCTATTATGTTTACAAAACATTCACGCTTTGGAGATTTGAAACGTAAACTAGACGCTGTAAATAAGAAAAAAGAAAAACTAATTACCATTTTGGTTTTAATGATTAGTTTAAGCGGTTTTGCACAACAAAATCCTCACATTCACTCGCACGATCACGATCATAATCATACCGCAGATCCAAACGATCATGCCAATCACGTAACCGCTCCGCCAAGTAAAAAGCAATTAGATTCGTTATTGAATATTTACAAAGCTCCAGAAGCGCATGCGGCTAAATTTGGACGTTTGATTATTCAGGATGCAGGAGGAAGGATGAAACCTATTAATACGTTTTCATCTGAATTGCTTAGAAAAGTAAGTCATGACGATACGTATAACGGAATGAATTCTGATCAGGTATTTTTGTCTATGACACAATATGCTCAGGTTTGGATTCAGGTTCCTATTATTTATATTAAGTCAGGAAACGACAGTATTCGTAAAATCATTGGTATCGAAAAAGAAGCAAAATTTGCTCCGTTTGTAAATTTCTTTGATGAAAGCGGAAACTATAAACTTTCTCCTTATTTAGATGCTGCTTACAAAGCCGGAAATCCAAATCAGTTTGAAAAAGATTTTATCGAAACTGATAAAAAAGTAAACTTAATGGAATCTGCTTTAAGCGGAAGTATTTTAAAGATTTTCCCAATTCCAAACGATCCAAACCATAAATGGGTTTCATACTTAGAACGTAATAATAATGGTTTTAAAGGAATGGATTCTACATATGTAAAACAAATTCTGCCATTGTATTTTAGCGCTTTAAACAACGGTTCTATTTCTAAAAACTGGGATACAGCAGATCAGTTGGTGGAAAGTATCAATGGTTTCCAGAAAAAGTTTGGAGAAAAAGTACGTCCGAGTGAGCAAAAAATTGATGCAGAGATTGCTTACAACAAATACGATGTTTTCAAAAAACTACCATATTGGTATATTACAGCATCTATTTTAATGTTGATTTTTACGATTCTGAATATCTTTTTTGAGAAAAAATGGATTCGTATTACCGTTAATTTTTTTCATATTATTGTAGGTCTTTTATTTGCTCTGCATACATTAGGTTTAATTGCACGCTGGTATATTTCTGGCCATGCACCGTGGAGTAATGCTTACGAATCGATTGTTTATGTGGCATGGGCAACTATGTTCTTTGGTTTGGCTTTTGATTTAAAATTAAAAATGCCTACTCTTTCAACGCCAAGAGTAATTTCTACTTTATATGGTTTATTCTATTTAAGAGCAGAAAGTCAATCAAAATTAACTGTTGCATCTTGTGCATTTGTAACGGCTATGATTTTAATGGCGGCTTACATGAACTGGATCGATCCGGAAATTGCAAACTTACAGCCGGTTCTTAATTCTTATTGGTTAATGATTCACGTTGCTGTAATTGTAGCAAGTTACGGTCCGTTTGCATTAGGAATGATTTTAGGTTTTGTTGCTTTGATTTTGATTTTCTTCACAAATGAAAGAAATAAAGCAAAAATGGCTTTAAACGTAAAAGAAATTACTTATATCAACGAAATGGCGTTAACAATTGGTTTAATCATGCTTACAATTGGTAATTTCCTTGGAGGACAATGGGCAAATGAAAGCTGGGGACGTTACTGGGGCTGGGATCCAAAAGAAACATGGGCTTTAATTTCGATTATGGTTTACGCATTTGTAATTCACGCTCGTTTTGTACCGGCTTTACGCGGAAAATGGTTCTTTAATTTAATGAGTATGTTTGCATTTATTTCTATTTTGTTTACCTATTATGGAGTAAATTTCCACTTGGTAGGTTTACACTCTTATGCAAGCGGAGAGGCTCACTCATTAAACTGGATATATTACTGTATGATAACGATCGCTGCAATAGGAGGAATCACTTATCCTAGTTACAGAAAATTCTATAAAACGAAGAAAAAATAA
- a CDS encoding Rossmann-like and DUF2520 domain-containing protein yields MIRITIIGSGNVAQHLIKAFSASPLVEIVQAFSRKKEALIPLLDSEKIVTEFSALKKTDLYIISVSDNAIAEVSEKLPFENQLVVHTSGTTSIDVLNSKNRKGVFYPLQTFSKNKAVDFSIIPICLEAENQDDFAILETAAKSISNAVFAISSEQRKALHVAAVFVNNFTNHLYKIGQEICEEHQVPFEVLKPLIQETAEKIKTLAPIDAQTGPAKRHDSVTTNAHLDFITNENQKNIYKILTQSIQHNGKKL; encoded by the coding sequence ATGATTCGAATAACGATAATTGGTTCCGGAAATGTCGCGCAGCATTTAATAAAAGCCTTTTCAGCAAGCCCTCTTGTTGAAATTGTACAGGCATTTTCGAGAAAAAAAGAAGCTTTGATTCCTCTTCTTGATTCAGAGAAAATCGTAACCGAATTTTCGGCATTAAAAAAAACGGATTTATATATTATTTCGGTTTCTGATAATGCTATCGCTGAAGTTTCAGAAAAACTGCCTTTTGAAAATCAATTAGTTGTACATACTTCCGGCACAACTTCGATCGATGTTTTAAATTCAAAAAACCGCAAAGGTGTATTTTATCCTCTGCAGACATTTTCTAAAAACAAAGCCGTTGATTTTTCTATAATTCCGATTTGTTTAGAAGCTGAAAATCAAGACGATTTTGCTATTTTAGAAACTGCAGCAAAAAGTATTTCGAATGCTGTTTTTGCCATAAGTTCTGAGCAAAGAAAAGCATTGCATGTAGCAGCGGTTTTTGTGAATAATTTTACCAATCATTTATATAAAATTGGACAGGAAATCTGCGAAGAACATCAGGTTCCGTTTGAAGTATTAAAACCTTTGATTCAGGAAACTGCCGAAAAAATAAAAACATTAGCTCCAATTGATGCACAGACCGGCCCCGCAAAACGCCATGACTCGGTTACAACAAATGCTCATTTGGATTTTATTACCAATGAAAATCAAAAAAACATTTATAAAATACTAACACAATCTATACAGCATAATGGCAAAAAGTTATAA